The Oleispira antarctica RB-8 genome contains the following window.
CCAAGTGGCCTTACAGGTAGGTTCTGCTATTGAAGTTATTTTGTTATCAATGGCTCTGGCTGATCGAATTAATTTAATTGAAAAAGAGAAAGTTGAAATAGAATCAAAATCTCGTGAAATTTTACTGCAAGCTAATGTTCAATTAGAAAACAGTAATCGTCTAAAAGATGAATTCATTGCTACCATCAGCCATGAAATTCGCACTCCAATGAATGGCGTATTAGGCTCAGCACAACTGCTTTTAGATACAAATCCCGACGAAAACCAATCACTCTACATCGATACAATTAATCGCTCTGGACAAACCCTATTAGAGATCCTAAATAACATTCTTGATTACTCTAAGATTGAAGCAGATAAACTTGAACTGGAACCTGTTGAATTTAATCTAGAAGAAATGATTAACGAATGCGCTGATTTCTTCAGCGTTCCTGCAAGTCAAAATAACATAAAATTATTTGTGAGAATTCACCGTAATACCCCCAAGAGAATCATTTCAGACCCTGTTCGGTTCAAACAAATTTTATTAAATCTGATCAGCAATGCATTTAAGTTCACCTCACGAGGGCAAGTTGTTATTAATGTACAACTCGCAGAGAACTCAAATGACCAATTATATATCGAAGTAGAAGACAGTGGCTGTGGATTAACCTACGATCAACAAAACATGCTATTTCAGCCTTTTGTTCAAGTAGATGCCAGTAGCTCGCGAGAAAAAGGTGGCACAGGCCTTGGTCTTGCCATTAGTAAAAAACTGACACGCTTAATGCAAGGCAATATAGGTGTTCACAGTTTGCCAGGGAAAGGCGCGACATTTTGGTTTACAGCAGCAATAAAAGTGACTGAAAAAGAAGATAATAACCGCTTTATTTGTGATAAAAGCGTCTGTTTATTACTGTCTAGCCATTATCAGGAAACGTTAATAAAAGAGCAATTGCAAGACTGGGAAATTAAAATTGCCAGCCGACACATGCTGAAATACGATACTGAAATTAATGTCATTAGCGATAACGCTAACCTCCCCGAACTATTAGATTTAGGGGTACCGGCACAAAATATTATTATTATTTCAGACAATCCGCACAAATTTGACGATGCGGTTCACGTTGTTATGTCACCGATAACGCCCCAAAAACTACGCCATGCATTACGTTCATGCAATTCACTTTTATTAAAATCCAGCATCTTAGATAAACAAAGGAAGGAAGAAAAGAAAACTCCAGATTTCTCACACCTTCGCGTATTAGCGGTCGACGATAATGCTGTCAACCGCATGATTATTAAAAAGATGCTGAGTAAATACAAAGTCGAAGCAGATATTGCGGTCGGCGGATTAGATTCAATGGAGCTTATTCGCGAGCAGAAAAAGCGTTATGATTTAATTTTAATGGATATTGAAATGCCAGTGAAAGATGGCTACCAGACAACGGATGATATTCGTAAATACGAGTGCGAACAGAATTTGGAGCCTTGTAAAATCGTTGCAGTTAGTGCCCACTCGATGAAGGAGTCTCGTGGTAAAGCGCTGATTTCTGGTATGGATGATTTCTTAAGTAAACCAATCGATCAAAACATATTGATCGATATTCTAACGATTACTCATGCAAGATCATCCACACCAAAATGATCCTATGGATGACCTGAGATAGTAACTGCAAGACCGGATACATTAACATCATTCAAATAGAATGAGCCAACTGACGCATCCGCAATTATCAAAGACCCGACACCCATATCAAATTCAGCCTGACCAAGTTCAACATGAAGCCCATCGTCATCAGCATAAAGTTCCACTTCAAAATCAGCAGTAAGGTCGGTTAAACGGACGTTCTGAGCACCACCTCTACGCTCTAACTCTTCAAAATAGTTTGAGCTAGTAATGAAAGCATTTTCAACTCGAATACCGAGCGCTGATGATAAATCAATATCAATATCATCAATACCAATACCAATATCAAGAGTAATGTGTGACGTATCGGCATGAATTGTCATAAAGAAATCCGTAAAGAGGCCTGTCATATTAATCGAGTCAATAAGAGTCGCAGACGTCAAAGTGTCCGCACTCATCAAGTCAACACTGCCTGTGGAAATTCCAAAATCGATAAGGCCATTAAATAACCCACCTTGGGGGCCGCCAAGTATAGTTAGGTTTCCATTCGCGGCAACATCAACGTCTATCTTCATACCATCCAACGCATTGCCAGACTGAGTACCAGTACCGATACCCGTTTTACCGAAATAACTAGACTTGTTCGCCCCACCCAAAACGATATCATTTATACCAATACTGCCTTCATCGGTATATACGACACTGCCAATTTCAGCATATATTGTTGATTCAATCGTAACACCCGATTGACCCGTAATAGCACCTAATTGGACATCATCAATAGGGGTAAAGCCCGCGTGAGAGAGTGAGGATGCGGCAAGTATGCTCGTTGCCAAGAAAGAAGTTTTTATTTTCATATCGACCCTTGATTGCAGTTAATTTATTTTATTTTTTTGTAGTTTAAATAAGCACAATCACTGGCGCAATATTTCTATTAGTTTTCAAAGATAAATCATCTTTAACTATTAGAAGAACTTATTAAATAGTTAAAGACTGGTACGAGTGTTTTATCAACACCGAATTAGGAAGGATTTTTTTGAACTATTTACCGTATTATTTTATTAAATTGGTTAAATCAATTTGGCTTGGCATAAACCAATAAGACCCCGTTTTAGCTTTAGAAAACTGCATTAACTTATCGCTAATACCATCTTCTGTTAGCCCTAACATACGATCGAGTTGAACGGTAAAGCGCTGCATTTCGCACGCAAACGCTAAAAAATATAAACCGTGATCAGGCTTGATTTTTTCTTGTTCCGAACCTGCGATATTTAGCTGACTTGCCATATAAGGATAACTGCGGCGATAAATTTTCATATCAACGCCATCGACCTTAGCATCCGTGCGACTAACGTGTGAATTTTCTGGCATCACATCTTCATCAAGCTCTTCATCTTTTTCTTTAGTACGCCCTACCACGTTCTCTTGTTCGGGTATGGGTAGATGATTAAACTTAACGAGATCATGCTGCCAACGCTGAGAAATAACATAACTTCCCCCAGCGCCAACCTTACCTTCAGGAATCAAAGCGACACCTAAACGCTCATCACCTTTTTCATTTTCTGTACCATCAACAAAACCAATCAAGTCGCGCGATTGTTTATTCTTAATGCCTTCAAGATCTAACTGTATGTCAGCCAACAGCTGCATTTTTTGATAAATCTCAATCACTGCGTGAGGAATCAATTCGGCATCAGCACTGTTTAACCAAATAAAAATATCGCCTTGAGTGCCAAGCATAACTAATCCATCGGGATCTATTTCAGCATCAGCACCCAAAGTGAGAAAAGGAACAAGCTCAGCAGGACGCCAGCTTGGATTTAATCGATCCCAGCAACTTGAACCAAAAGCGACATTCAGATTCAAACCATCAATATCAGCGACATATCGAATTAAATCTTTTAAAGCCGCTTTTAATTCCTCATCATTACTTGAGGATTTAATTCGATATTCCAAGAAGCGTCCGTGACGTTTCTCTTCTTCAAATAGTCCTTTTTGTGCGACGTCAATGTTCAATTTTTCTGACCTTTAAAATTATTAATTTTCAATGATATTTTAACGCTTGCCCATACGAACATCAAAACCCGCCGCGGCTAGCGCTTGCTGTAAATCTTGACGCTTACTCGGCACTTCGACACGCATCGTAGGAATATCACGACGCAAAGGATAATTTTTTCTTAGCAGATCAAACTGAGTACGCATCGCCTGCGGCTCACCATTGGTGCGCAATAAAGTCGATCGCATAATACCGTCATCTACTCGCACTTCATATACCGCTCGAATGGCGGTACGCAATGCTTGACGAACAGGCACACTGTCACCAAATTTAATTTTCTTAATCGACGGCTCAGGCAAATACTGCGCTAATTTATTGCGAATAGGCAAACCAAAGGTTTGGCAGCATGCTTGATACACTTGTTCAGTGCCGCGCATTTTTCCATCTAATGAATAACCCGCAATATGTGGCGTCGCCAACATACAACGATTCATGAGTTGCAAATCTAGATTTGGCTCTCCTTCCCACACATCGATAATGCTTTCAAAATCAGCATACTTATCCATGTGAGCCTTTAACGCCGTATTGTCGACCACAGAACCGCGGCAGGTATTAATCAAGCATGCATTCGGCTGCATCTTCTGCAAACGCTGTTCATTGATTAAATGATAGGTTGCATGTTCAGCGGCGTCTTCGGCTAATGTTATAGGAATGTGCAAACTCACCACATCGGCCTTTAAAGCATCATCAAGAGCCGATAACTCGCCCACCTCTTCAGCGTCCTTAAATGGATCAACCGCAATCACAGTAACACCCATGGCTTCTAAGCGGCGGCGTAAACGAAAACCCACATTACCTACGCCAATGATACCCACTGAAAGATCTTGGAAAATTTGATCGCGCTTATCAATCAATACACTAACGGCACTCAGCACATAATCCACCACCGCTTCGGCATTACAGCCTGGGGCGCTGGAGAAAGCGATTTTTTGTTGGTTATTAGCTCTACGCTGCTGATTTAAGGCATCTAAATAAGCTAGATCGATATGATCGGTACCAATAGTGCAGGTACCTATGAACTTCACCGGACTGTTAGCAATCAAAGTCTCATTCACTTTCGTTACCGAACGCACTAAAAGAATATCCGCATCTTTCACATCCTCGCTCGTCATAGTACGACCCGCGACTTTACGAATCTCACCAAATTCACTAAAGAATTGTTCTAATAAGGGAATGTTCTCATCGGCAACGATTTGCACTAGGCTATCCTCAGCATTTGCTGTAATAAAGAGTTTATTAATTAGCGCCCATTCTTACCCAGCTTGAAGTCAGCGTCCATAGGTAAGAATGGATATGATCAAAACATGGTCTATTCTGTGGAGTCAGAAGTCACTATTTGCGTAGAATGAACGCTTTTTAAGCACATTCACTGAATGAATAGCGAACATAAGCTAAATAAGGCAAATTTATGGGCAATGTGAGCATGGCTTTCTTAACGCGCCAAGCCACATGTTTTATACTAAGGCTGCTAATTTTTTTGGCCAACTCGGTCGTTTTTCTAAAAAGACTAAGTGGTCGCTCCAGCCAACGCCTTTTAGTATGTAGTATGGCTGGGGAAATGATAAGAAGAGTATCAACCGTTTAAAAGCATATCGCGCCTTAGATTAGTCGCGGATGAAACTGCTGACATGAAAGCGGTTTTTTCAAATTCATTATTATAACTTGAGTGAGAGATTCCTATGAGCTTGTATACAGAATACCTAGAAGAAATTGAGGTTCGTAAAAACGATCTTGGTTTGAACCCAAAGCCTATTGATACTGCTGATCTTTTATCAGAAATCATTGCTCAGATTAAAGATACTGGCAATGCAGCTCGCGAAGCTTCTCTAGACTTCTTCATCTACAATACGATTCCTGGTACTACAAGTGCTGCTGTCGTTAAAGCGGCGTTCTTGAAAGACATCGCTCTTGGTACAGAGACTGTTGCCGAAATTACTCCTGAATTCGCTCTTGAGCAACTTTCTCACATGAAAGGCGGCCCTTCTGTTGAAGCGCTTCTAGACATCGCACTTTCTGACGACGCACAAGCGAAAGCCGCTGGTGAAGTTCTTAAGTCTCAGGTTTTCTTGTACGAAGCAGATACTTCACGCATTGCTGACGCTTTCAAAGCCGGCAACGCCATTGCTAAAGATCTTCTAGAAAGCTACGCAGCTGCAGAGTTCTTTACCAAGCTTCCTGAAATCCCAGCGAAAATCGATGTTGTTACCTACATCGCTGCTGAAGGCGACATCTCTACTGACCTTCTTTCTCCTGGCAATCAGTCTCACTCACGTGCTGACCGCGAATTACACGGCCAGTGCATGATTACTCCTGAAGCTCAGCAAGAAATCGTTGCGCTTGGTAAGAAGCACCCCAATGCTAAAGTGATGCTAATCGCTGAAAAAGGCACAATGGGTGTTGGTTCTTCTCGTATGTCAGGTGTTAACAACGTGGCACTTTGGGCTGGCGAAAAGACTTCTCCTTACATCCCATTCATCAACAACGCACCGGTTGTTGCAGGAACTAACGGCATCGCGCCAATCTTCTTGACGACTGTTGGTGTGACTGGCGGTATCGGTCTTGACCTTAAAAACTGGGTTAAGAAAGTAGATGCTGAAGGCAACACAGTTAAAGATGCTAACGGCGACAACGTATTAGAAGAAGCTTACTCTGTAGCAACAGGTACAGTTCTTACGATTGATACTGCAGCTAAGAAGCTTTACAACGGCGACAAAGAGCTAGTAGACGTTTCTGACGCGTTCTCTCCTCAGAAAGTTGAATTCATGAAAGCCGGCGGTTCATACGCGCTAACTTTCGGTAAGAAGCTACAGACGTTTGCTGCTGAAACACTAGGCATCCAAGCACCTACAGTATTCGCTCCTTCTAAAGAAATCTCTGTTGAAGGCCAAGGCCTGACGGCTGTTGAAAAAATATTCAACCGTAATGCAGTAGGCGTAGCCTCTTCTACTCCTCTTCACACCGGTTCTGACGTTCGCGTTAAAGTGAACATCGTTGGTTCTCAAGATACGACAGGTCCGATGACTTGCCAAGAACTTGAATCAATGGCGGCTTCTACTATTTCTCCAAGTGTTGATGGTGCCTTCCAGTCTGGTTGTCACACAGCATCTGTATGGGATAACAAAGCTAAAGCTAATACGCCTAAATTGATGGCATTCATGAACGACTTCGGCGTAATCACTGCACGTGATCCGAAAGGCGTTTACCACTCAATGACTGACGTAATCCACAAGGTATTGAACGACATCACTATTGATGATCGCGCAATTATCATTGGTGGTGACTCGCATACTCGTATGTCTAAGGGCGTAGCATTCGGTGCTGACTCTGGTACGGTAGCAATCGCATTGGCAACTGGCGAATGTGCTATGCCAATTCCTGAGTCTGTTAAAGTAACCTTTAAAGGCCAGATGAAAGACCACATCGATTTCCGTGATGTTGTTCACTCTACTCAAGCCCAGATGCTTAACAAGTTCGGCGAAAACGTTTTCCAAGGCCGTGTAATCGAAGTTCAAATCGGAACTTTGCTTGCTGACCAAGCGTTTACGTTCACTGATTGGACTGCAGAAATGAAAGCTAAGGCTTCTATCTGTATTTCTACTGACGATACTTTGGTTCAATCTCTAGAGCTATCGAAAGCCCGTATCCAGATCATGATCAACAAAGGCATGGATAACGCTACTAACATGCTTCAAGGTCTTATCGATCTTGCTGACAAGCGTATTGCAGGCATCCAGTCTGGTGAAGAGCCAGCACTTGCTCCTGATGACACGGCTACGTACTTCGCTGAAATGGTTGTAGATCTAGACTTGATCGACGAGCCAATGATTGCTGACCCAGACGTAAACAACGAAGACGCTTCTAAGCGTTATACGCACGATGTTATCCGTCAAGCGTCTTTCTACGATGGCCGTAAAGTTGATTTAGGCTTTGTTGGTTCTTGCATGGTTCACAAAGGCGACATGCAAATCATCGCGGCTATGCTTCGTAACCTAGAGAAGAACGGTCCTATCACGTTCAACTCTCCTCTAGTGGTAGCGCCACCTACGTACAACATCGTTGACGAACTAAAAGCTGAAGGCGATTGGGAAGTTCTAGCGAAATACGCTGGTTTCACTTTCGATGATTCACATCCAAAAGAAGCAGCACGTACTAAGTACGAAAACATCATGTACCTAGAACGCCCTGGTTGTAACCTTTGCATGGGCAACCAAGAGAAAGCAGAAGCAGGTGATACTGTTCTTGCTACTTCTACTCGTCTTTTCCAAGGCCGTGTTGTAGAAGACTCTACTGAGAAGAAAGGTGAATCTCTACTAGGTTCAACTCCAATGGTTGTACTGGCTTCTATCCTAGGCCGTTTCCCAACGATTGCTGAGTACAAAGCAGCGGTTGAAGGTATTAACCTAACAAGCTTCGCGCCACCGTCTGAAGACCTAGCGCGCCCAGCAATTCCTCTTAAAGCTGTTTAAGCTTAAGAGAAAGTAAGCGCCTGTTTGTACTTATCTTGCATTAAGCTAAGTATGAGCTAGGCTCTTTCTAAGAACAAAATGAGTGACTAGAATAAAAGATTAGAAAGACGCACAAAAGATGGATGACGATGAGTGGATTTTTAGACCAGATAGCTTTTATAAAAAGGGCTTAACGTTTGAATGTAGCTCTCCGATTTGATCGGCTTCTACTGACTGAGATTGAAAATTTAGATTACTGATTGCTTAAAAAAACCGCTTCCCTTGATTCTAATGACGAAAGTCTAACGATGAAAAGGGAGAGCGGTTTTTTTATGGGTGCAATATATAAGACGTTACGATTTAACCAAAAAGGGATAATTGAAAAGAGTCGGAAGCGGTCCCCTCTTGATGTCGATAAGGGGTTTACTTTACGTTTATGAAAAGTAAAAATTTCAGCGAGTGCCGAAAGCCCTGCCTTTTCTGGATAGATAATTCCTCCCACTCTATGGGAGGTGTAATTTCCGACTACCAGTTCATCGGGATATATTTCTATACTTTTATTTTGCAGTACATAACACATGGCTTCAGCGGCCTGTATTTCTACCGGCTTATTTCGATTCAATTTATTCTTGTAGTATTCCGTCCAAAGAATGGCTCTTTCCGGACAAATCGCTCGAATGGCATTATTAACTGAGTTTTTTAGGATTTCAATGCGATCGCTCATATTACCTTCTCCGCCCGCTTAGCGGGCTGTGAAACTAAGATTAAATGACTATGAATTGACTATGACTATTAATATGAAGATAGGCCTACGAAGCTTAATCGCTGAGTGGCTCATGACTTATATTTCGGCTGAACCAAAGTAACCCTGCGGCCCCCGCTGTGGAGACAATCTCCAGAGCCAGTAAAAAATCTGCAGTGGCATTAGGCATACCATCAAGCAACAAACTTATTAATCGGCCAACAACCAGGCCGAAAGTGATTGAGAAAATCATCCAAAGTGCGGGTCGGCGCGCTGACGCGGCAATAGCACCCGTCAGCATGATTAAGGCAAAAGCTAGGTGCATTCCCCCATAGTTGGCTCGAATTTCATTCGTTGCGCTGATCGAAGTCGGCTGCAGTTCGATGGCAGTCATGGCTGCGACTGGGTCGTACAAGGTATTTAAACCGATCAGTAGAAACGCAATGGCTGACATACTCAAAAAAAGTCGACTTAAAAAGATCATTTTACTTCCACCATCTTAGAGTCTGTTTTGGCCGTCTCGACTTCTTCAGCGGCCGTATTTCCTGTCTGTTTTCCGTCCATCTGTACGGTTGTCCAGGTATGAATAGGTGTATGACCTGAACGCTCCCACTCCGGTGGCTTCCAAAGATGCTTTAGCCGCTCGGAAAGCTTGCCGGGTGCCATCACGTCTCGAATCATATCGACAAGTTCATGCAGGTTCATTACAAACCAGTTATAGCTTTTGATCTGTTTTACGATGCCGTATTCGGCCTTTTCTTTTTCTGCCTCATAGGTTGAAAAAATATGGTCGTAGATCATGATGACTCCGCCGAAGTTTTTATCAATATATTGTGGGTTACGTCCGTGGTGCACGCGGTGGTTAGACGGCGTATTTAGTGACCATTCCAACCACGGGTGCAACTTTGTAATGCTTTCGGTATGCACAAACCACTGGAATGCGAGGTTCAATCCTAATAAACCAAGAATTAGGTCGGGGCTAAAACCGATGAAAACAGCCGGTGCGAAGAATATCCAAGTGCCCACAATGCCATTAAGAATGCTTTGTCGCGCCGCCGTAGACATATTCATGATTTCGCCGCTGTGATGGGATACGTGTTGCGACCAAAACCAGCGCACTCTATGTGCTGTACGGTGATACCAGTAGTAACAAAATTCTTGAACAAAAAATGCCAGAATTATTGTGAGGGCATTCACAGGGATGGTATAGAGACGATGATCCCAGACGAAAATATAAACAGCTGCGACATAAACTATGTTCATAACCGCACCGAAGACGTAGTAACCACCGCCTAACGAAAAGTTGGCAAAAACCTCGGGAATATAAAATGCCTGCCCTTTTGTGGCTGCCCAGTTTCCGCTTTTAATTCTTCGATAGAGCCACTCAACAAGAAAGCCCAAAACAAAAATAGGGACCATTG
Protein-coding sequences here:
- a CDS encoding Sensor protein, which produces MNYLIRILVEMVKMPTHSMALRFIILSSFWLALSSAHADWGTTVTADDRNINLGPKLEWIEDSTNEITFGQVRQLPKSSFTNGSQYTFNKGYTSSGYWLRFRLNFPKELINSPWLLEIPFPLLDYVALYSPDKNNDYSVIYTGDRSPFSQRDLDTTDFVFRLKPEQKSNVYYLHVKTKDSLQVPLHLWSIDHFPKHNSYVSGMQGIYFGIMIVMILYNLFIYLSIRERSYLYYISYITTFTLFQASIQGYAFEHLWPNQTNWANISIPFLGVLSLFFASLFARCILQTHLLIPRFDKGLILTATALFFTLPLVLFAHYDIGIIAALICTFVFFNLVLVIACLAAIKGNRTAKVFVIAWGIFLISGVISMLGAVNILPIEYASQVALQVGSAIEVILLSMALADRINLIEKEKVEIESKSREILLQANVQLENSNRLKDEFIATISHEIRTPMNGVLGSAQLLLDTNPDENQSLYIDTINRSGQTLLEILNNILDYSKIEADKLELEPVEFNLEEMINECADFFSVPASQNNIKLFVRIHRNTPKRIISDPVRFKQILLNLISNAFKFTSRGQVVINVQLAENSNDQLYIEVEDSGCGLTYDQQNMLFQPFVQVDASSSREKGGTGLGLAISKKLTRLMQGNIGVHSLPGKGATFWFTAAIKVTEKEDNNRFICDKSVCLLLSSHYQETLIKEQLQDWEIKIASRHMLKYDTEINVISDNANLPELLDLGVPAQNIIIISDNPHKFDDAVHVVMSPITPQKLRHALRSCNSLLLKSSILDKQRKEEKKTPDFSHLRVLAVDDNAVNRMIIKKMLSKYKVEADIAVGGLDSMELIREQKKRYDLILMDIEMPVKDGYQTTDDIRKYECEQNLEPCKIVAVSAHSMKESRGKALISGMDDFLSKPIDQNILIDILTITHARSSTPK
- a CDS encoding Dyp-type peroxidase family protein, which gives rise to MNIDVAQKGLFEEEKRHGRFLEYRIKSSSNDEELKAALKDLIRYVADIDGLNLNVAFGSSCWDRLNPSWRPAELVPFLTLGADAEIDPDGLVMLGTQGDIFIWLNSADAELIPHAVIEIYQKMQLLADIQLDLEGIKNKQSRDLIGFVDGTENEKGDERLGVALIPEGKVGAGGSYVISQRWQHDLVKFNHLPIPEQENVVGRTKEKDEELDEDVMPENSHVSRTDAKVDGVDMKIYRRSYPYMASQLNIAGSEQEKIKPDHGLYFLAFACEMQRFTVQLDRMLGLTEDGISDKLMQFSKAKTGSYWFMPSQIDLTNLIK
- the pdxB gene encoding Erythronate-4-phosphate dehydrogenase, translated to MQIVADENIPLLEQFFSEFGEIRKVAGRTMTSEDVKDADILLVRSVTKVNETLIANSPVKFIGTCTIGTDHIDLAYLDALNQQRRANNQQKIAFSSAPGCNAEAVVDYVLSAVSVLIDKRDQIFQDLSVGIIGVGNVGFRLRRRLEAMGVTVIAVDPFKDAEEVGELSALDDALKADVVSLHIPITLAEDAAEHATYHLINEQRLQKMQPNACLINTCRGSVVDNTALKAHMDKYADFESIIDVWEGEPNLDLQLMNRCMLATPHIAGYSLDGKMRGTEQVYQACCQTFGLPIRNKLAQYLPEPSIKKIKFGDSVPVRQALRTAIRAVYEVRVDDGIMRSTLLRTNGEPQAMRTQFDLLRKNYPLRRDIPTMRVEVPSKRQDLQQALAAAGFDVRMGKR
- the acnB gene encoding Aconitate hydratase 2, which codes for MSLYTEYLEEIEVRKNDLGLNPKPIDTADLLSEIIAQIKDTGNAAREASLDFFIYNTIPGTTSAAVVKAAFLKDIALGTETVAEITPEFALEQLSHMKGGPSVEALLDIALSDDAQAKAAGEVLKSQVFLYEADTSRIADAFKAGNAIAKDLLESYAAAEFFTKLPEIPAKIDVVTYIAAEGDISTDLLSPGNQSHSRADRELHGQCMITPEAQQEIVALGKKHPNAKVMLIAEKGTMGVGSSRMSGVNNVALWAGEKTSPYIPFINNAPVVAGTNGIAPIFLTTVGVTGGIGLDLKNWVKKVDAEGNTVKDANGDNVLEEAYSVATGTVLTIDTAAKKLYNGDKELVDVSDAFSPQKVEFMKAGGSYALTFGKKLQTFAAETLGIQAPTVFAPSKEISVEGQGLTAVEKIFNRNAVGVASSTPLHTGSDVRVKVNIVGSQDTTGPMTCQELESMAASTISPSVDGAFQSGCHTASVWDNKAKANTPKLMAFMNDFGVITARDPKGVYHSMTDVIHKVLNDITIDDRAIIIGGDSHTRMSKGVAFGADSGTVAIALATGECAMPIPESVKVTFKGQMKDHIDFRDVVHSTQAQMLNKFGENVFQGRVIEVQIGTLLADQAFTFTDWTAEMKAKASICISTDDTLVQSLELSKARIQIMINKGMDNATNMLQGLIDLADKRIAGIQSGEEPALAPDDTATYFAEMVVDLDLIDEPMIADPDVNNEDASKRYTHDVIRQASFYDGRKVDLGFVGSCMVHKGDMQIIAAMLRNLEKNGPITFNSPLVVAPPTYNIVDELKAEGDWEVLAKYAGFTFDDSHPKEAARTKYENIMYLERPGCNLCMGNQEKAEAGDTVLATSTRLFQGRVVEDSTEKKGESLLGSTPMVVLASILGRFPTIAEYKAAVEGINLTSFAPPSEDLARPAIPLKAV
- a CDS encoding Formate C-acetyltransferase, which codes for MSDRIEILKNSVNNAIRAICPERAILWTEYYKNKLNRNKPVEIQAAEAMCYVLQNKSIEIYPDELVVGNYTSHRVGGIIYPEKAGLSALAEIFTFHKRKVNPLSTSRGDRFRLFSIIPFWLNRNVLYIAPIKKPLSLFIVRLSSLESREAVFLSNQ
- a CDS encoding Sterol desaturase-like; this encodes MQLFSFITETLTDLFGREPTLNEMILIPMVPIFVLGFLVEWLYRRIKSGNWAATKGQAFYIPEVFANFSLGGGYYVFGAVMNIVYVAAVYIFVWDHRLYTIPVNALTIILAFFVQEFCYYWYHRTAHRVRWFWSQHVSHHSGEIMNMSTAARQSILNGIVGTWIFFAPAVFIGFSPDLILGLLGLNLAFQWFVHTESITKLHPWLEWSLNTPSNHRVHHGRNPQYIDKNFGGVIMIYDHIFSTYEAEKEKAEYGIVKQIKSYNWFVMNLHELVDMIRDVMAPGKLSERLKHLWKPPEWERSGHTPIHTWTTVQMDGKQTGNTAAEEVETAKTDSKMVEVK